Proteins encoded together in one Branchiostoma floridae strain S238N-H82 chromosome 18, Bfl_VNyyK, whole genome shotgun sequence window:
- the LOC118405945 gene encoding obscurin-like — protein sequence MLQEKKSESRDSDDSSKDLRPSKLEPKGSESVSDDKELSIKPKTKDSPKSQQKMRIIDYSSDELEEDSNDRQFEDRIRETSISSKLAEETKQEQRDTSLWVRRYSSEESDDESNTGHQRFLDRDSLQPKSFSTDQLKQSQQEPTLRKQDPSVRKVDDKLQIVEEGRLDLPESQRSDTGILAPVGSEGILVQQKVKRQAAMLVERPSEQEKTALISDQLVENATRNDSADNTDVGIDSQDIPLRKDIEKSVEAMKPGKVGATGAKTVDGKRDNGNVQRLVTSTGDVEGLSHQDMAQISPSRTVDQCFTITDTTSLASPVSSPQSEEQPHHIPLHPPQAIPSTQTSRTSPQGSPSQTSDVERPKEPWLTDNVAPLHEPDVATAPLDLHDVDVDVTMHGDEAHVVGDHRVRMTTAQDTPYGLLPHTAEVLAAPHQHEGTRSGDFQQPHAPAIPSTEDDSQPKDLSMLSREGLPVTVESRSVCADGSTVAELEGATLPGIIVESDGIVKTTTCVREEPQASAGTRVVQQDGSGTVFLQLDDEVARAMQEDAKPAEVNVAVGQRVELKAEIPGNPRIRWLHNGMEVSDTKFSKYLTTGDIHILALSKVGPEHAGVFTCEATTAEGIVTCDIIIKVEEPKEPPETPKTRVKEGHRVELKAEIPDSRRIEWLLDGRLIRETEDRRYTSFGNMHSLTIVSVKQEDAGTYTCVAMTPRGEVTCNIQLEVEKPSTHEVIKMVELDQSLQPQDLKLPEEPCTQPTTLDVLEGQEVTLRAEVPDDADVRWLFNDKEISNTESIVVSATKHTSTLTIRKVLREFEGTYTCIATTPHGTGRCQIILHIIPSSPPHATSSITRKQTVRTQELTFRVPMLLMERSTAPGTIDIQEGQELNIRAEIPGKPDITWLFNGKELKPSDEVQFGVDKEVYMLTVTKVTRHWSGTFTCIAKTPSGKTVCDIVVNVKESPDKHLEMEKTMETEGAEVNV from the exons atgttgcaagAAAAGAAGTCGGAAAGCAGGGATAGTGATGACAGTAGCAAAGATCTAAGACCTTCCAAATTGGAACCTAAAGGCTCTGAATCTGTAAGTGATGACAAGGAACTTTCAATTAAACCCAAAACAAAAGACTCACCAAAATCTCAGCAGAAGATGAGAATAATAGACTATAGTTCGGATGAGCTAGAAGAAGACTCAAATGACAGACAGTTTGAAGACAGAATTAGAGAAACATCTATATCTAGTAAACTTGCTGAGGAGACAAAGCAGGAGCAGAGAGACACATCATTATGGGTTAGAAGATACAGTTCAGAAGAATCTGATGATGAAAGCAATACAGGGCATCAAAGGTTTTTAGACAGAGACAGTCTTCAACCAAAATCTTTCTCCACAGATCAGTTAAAACAGTCCCAACAAGAACCAACTTTAAGAAAACAAGACCCAAGTGTTAGAAAAGTTGATGATAAACTGCAGATTGTAGAAGAAGGTAGGCTGGATCTGCCTGAGAGTCAGAGATCTGACACAGGAATTCTTGCTCCCGTAGGCAGTGagggaatccttgtgcaacagAAGGTAAAAAGGCAGGCAGCTATGCTAGTAGAGAGACCCAGTGAGCAAGAAAAGACAGCACTAATATCTGACCAGTTAGTGGAAAACGCTACAAGAAATGACTCTGCAGATAATACAGACGTAGGAATAGATAGTCAGGATATACCACTGAGAAAGGATATCGAAAAATCAGTGGAAGCAATGAAGCCAGGGAAGGTAGGTGCTACTGGTGCAAAAACAGTTGATGGCAAGAGAGATAATGGTAACGTACAAAGACTGGTAACAAGTACAGGGGATGTTGAAGGACTAAGTCACCAAGATATGGCACAGATTAGTCCCTCTAGAACTGTTGACCAATGCTTCACCATTACTGACACAACAAGCCTAGCTAGCCCCGTCTCCTCCCCACAATCGGAAGAGCAACCACACCATATTCCACTCCACCCCCCACAAGCCATTCCTTCAACACAAACCAGTAGGACATCCCCGCAAGGCTCACCGTCACAAACGTCAGACGTAGAAAGACCTAAGGAACCATGGTTAACTGACAACGTAGCTCCGTTGCATGAACCGGATGTTGCGACTGCCCCACTAGACTTGCATGACGTTGATGTGGATGTAACAATGCATGGGGATGAAGCACACGTAGTTGGAGACCACCGCGTTCGCATGACCACTGCCCAAGACACACCCTATGGACTGCTTCCACACACTGCTGAAGTGTTGGCTGCACCCCACCAGCATGAGGGTACACGTAGTGGTGACTTCCAACAACCGCATGCCCCTGCGATTCCGTCTACTGAAGATGATAGCCAACCCAAAGACTTAAGCATGCTGAGCAGAGAAGGGTTACCAGTTACCGTAGAGTCTCGTAGTGTGTGTGCCGATGGCTCAACGGTTGCTGAACTTGAAGGCGCAACACTACCGGGAATAATTGTAGAGTCGGATGGGATTGTAAAGACGACGACGTGTGTAAGAGAAGAACCGCAGGCGAGCGCAGGAACGCGTGTTGTGCAGCAGGATGGTAGTGGTACTGTTTTTCTGCAGCTGGATGATGAGGTGGCCCGGGCCATGCAGGAGGATGCCAAGCCTGCGGAAGTCAACGTAGCTGTGGGACAACGGGTGGAACTGAAGGCAGAGATTCCAG GAAACCCCAGAATACGATGGCTGCACAATGGTATGGAGGTCAGTGACACCAAGTTTTCGAAGTACCTAACTACAGGGGACATCCACATCCTGGCTTTGTCCAAGGTTGGACCAGAACATGCAG gtgtgttcacctgtgaGGCCACTACTGCAGAGGGTATCGTGACCTGTGACATCATCATCAAGGTGGAGGAACCCAAGGAACCTCCTGAGACACCCAAGACTCGAGTCAAGGAAGGGCACAGGGTCGAACTGAAGGCTGAAATACCAG ATAGCAGAAGAATAGAGTGGCTCCTAGATGGCAGACTGATCCGGGAGACTGAGGACCGTCGTTACACCTCCTTCGGTAACATGCACAGCCTCACCATCGTCAGTGTGAAACAAGAGGATGCTGGGACATACACATGCGTCGCCATGACCCCCAGGGGAGAGGTCACCTGTAATATTCAACTGGAGGTGGAGAAACCGTCCACACATGAGGTCATCAAG ATGGTTGAGCTGGACCAATCCCTGCAGCCCCAGGACCTGAAGTTACCCGAGGAGCCCTGTACCCAGCCTACAACACTGGATGTACTGGAGGGGCAGGAGGTCACACTCAGGGCAGAGGTGCCAG ATGACGCTGATGTCAGATGGCTCTTCAACGACAAGGAAATCAGCAACACCGAATCCATCGTTGTGTCCGCAACCAAGCACACCTCCACTCTCACCATTCGTAAGGTCCTGCGAGAGTTCGAGGGAACTTACACGTGCATTGCCACCACCCCTCACGGTACCGGTCGTTGCCAGATCATCCTGCATATCATTCCGTCCTCCCCACCCCACGCTACGAGCTCCATCACGAGGAAACAGACCGTACGCACACAGGAGCTGACGTTCAGGGTGCCCATGTTACTCATGGAGAGGTCTACTGCCCCGGGTACTATAGACATACAGGAGGGGCAGGAACTCAACATACGGGCAGAGATACCAG GAAAGCCTGACATCACTTGGCTGTTTAACGGTAAGGAACTGAAACCATCCGACGAGGTACAGTTTGGTGTGGACAAAGAGGTCTACATGCTGACTGTCACTAAAGTCACCCGCCATTGGTCAGGCACCTTTACCTGCATCGCAAAAACGCCCAGCGGAAAGACCGTGTGCGACATTGTGGTCAACGTGAAGGAATCTCCAGACAAACATCTCGAGATGGAGAAGACAATGGAAACAGAAGGAGCAGAGGTGAATGTCTGA
- the LOC118405280 gene encoding uncharacterized protein LOC118405280 has translation MPSFKAIKIHKVQDVHKGDQLVVDRGVYKHHMIVSEDPTDLTKVSVIQYTNDVLPSAMGIISGSGRSGVPIAVVRRDVEDISSEVRKRRVYRIDYDICFSPDTTVWSAESKLGKGEYSPFTNNCEHFATWCKTDRHESAQVNALIERLKKESLTEGAKQGTTKIVSDPTKEGAKTTMNKGVESVAMEVVKELTKAAVKKSGPDMLKELASNPILLRQAINEATESIMKRATNKLVFDPNVYLMVETFVSNLGKENMKQFAQEGAKTVIKDTAKTALNEGAKSLVDQGAKQVAREGGKTAMKETSKTAVKESARSVAREGSRQVAKSGGKSLCKKIIDSQGKIGIVITGAVEVYDLYNRTCESKEKLDNGEISQGKFEKQVVTHVVKGVASGAATLVGGTLGQTLIPIPVLGGMIGGMAGKAAVMVRWVGTGRID, from the coding sequence ATGCCGTCATTCAAGGCAATCAAGATACACAAGGTACAAGATGTACACAAGGGAGACCAGCTTGTGGTTGATAGAGGAGTCTACAAGCATCATATGATCGTGTCTGAAGACCCCACAGATCTAACAAAAGTATCTGTGATTCAGTATACCAACGATGTTCTGCCTAGTGCAATGGGTATAATATCAGGCAGTGGTAGGTCGGGAGTTCCTATTGCAGTAGTTCGTAGGGACGTGGAGGATATTTCTTCAGAAGTCAGAAAGCGTAGAGTTTATCGCATAGATTATGACATATGCTTCTCCCCTGATACAACAGTGTGGAGTGCTGAAAGTAAACTTGGTAAAGGTGAATATTCTCCCTTCACAAACAACTGTGAGCATTTTGCCACCTGGTGTAAAACAGATAGACACGAGAGCGCGCAGGTCAATGCATTGATTGAACGACTGAAGAAAGAATCTTTGACGGAAGGGGCTAAGCAGGGAACAACGAAGATTGTGAGTGATCCTACAAAAGAAGGAGCAAAGACAACAATGAATAAAGGCGTTGAATCTGTGGCTATGGAGGTAGTAAAGGAGCTAACTAAAGCtgcagtgaaaaaatcaggaccTGACATGTTAAAGGAATTGGCTAGTAATCCAATCCTTTTGCGTCAAGCAATAAACGAAGCAACGGAGTCAATCATGAAACGTGCAACTAACAAATTAGTTTTCGACCCGAACGTTTATCTTATGGTTGAAACGTTTGTGAGCAATTTAGGGAAGGAAAACATGAAACAATTTGCACAGGAGGGGGCCAAAACTGTCATAAAGGACACAGCAAAGACAGCATTAAACGAAGGTGCCAAGTCTTTAGTCGATCAAGGAGCAAAGCAGGTAGcaagggaggggggcaaaactgCCATGAAAGAAACATCTAAAACAGCAGTGAAAGAAAGTGCCAGGTCTGTAGCTAGAGAAGGTTCAAGACAGGTAGCAAAGTCAGGGGGAAAATCTCTTTGCAAGAAAATAATTGACAGTCAGGGGAAAATTGGCATTGTAATAACAGGAGCAGTAGAAGTCTATGACTTATACAACCGTACTTGTGAATCTAAGGAGAAACTTGACAATGGAGAGATTTCCCAAGGTAAGTTTGAGAAACAGGTAGTCACTCATGTCGTTAAGGGTGTCGCTTCCGGTGCCGCCACACTTGTTGGTGGTACTCTGGGACAGACCTTAATCCCCATACCGGTGTTAGGTGGTATGATTGGAGGGATGGCTGGAAAGGCAGCTGTAATGGTTAGGTGGGTTGGTACTGGGAGAATTGACTAA